TTTTTCTTCACTTAAATTTGATCTTTCTTCTTTTTTATCTAAAGCTTTTTTAACATCTTCCTTTTTCACATATTCATGATCAGCAATTTTAGCCCAGGTGTTAGATTCATATAATACTTCCATAATATCATTAAAACGAGTAGTTAATTTCTCTTTATCACCGGTTAATCTACTACTATATTCGATAACTCTACATACAGCATCTTTTTTAAATTGCTTTATATTTTCCCTTTCACTTATAAAAGAAATAAATGAAGCAAATTTTTTCATGTTTTCACGGTTTCTTTCCATTTCTACATCAAAATCCGCTTTTATCTTAAACAGTTTTTTAAATTCTTCATCATAATTATAAAGAAGTTGATAAATCATTGGATTTCCAATCATTATTACCTTTAAATCAATATCTATTGCTTCTGGCTTTAAGGTCTTAACAGGTATGGACCTGTACTGTTCACCAATGTTTTCAACAACAACTTCTTCATTTATTAAAGTTCTTTTTAAAGTTTCCCATGAAAGAGGGCTGGTTAAAACATCACGAGCCTGCAAAATTAAATAACCACCATTTGCTTTATGAATAGCACCACTTTTTATCATAGTAAAATCTGTTGTTATTGCTCCGAACTGACTTTTTCCTTCTGTTTTTCCAAATAGATTATAATAAGTGGGGTTAGTTTCATTAATAACAGGAGCACCTTCAGTATCTGAATTATCTACAAGTAAGTTTATTTTATATCTTTTAAAAAATGAACCATTATCATTTTGAGGCATTGCAAAAGGTAATTGAGCTTTTTTATCGTCATCTTTATCTTTAAATTTATTAAGATTATCTACAATATCCTCCTTTACATTATCAAGATAACCAGTAACTTCCTCACATCCCTCATATTTCTCTTTCAAATTAGCAATAATTGGTTCAACAATTGAAAGTCCTACCTTTTTTTCAACTTCCTTTAGTTTATCCTGAGCTTCGGTTTTTAGTTTCCGAATTTGTCTCATTTTATTATCCATTTGCTGTTTAATATCAGCATTTTTATCTCTTAATTCCTGCTTTTTTTCCTCAGATAGTTTCTGATAATCTTCCTGTTCTAAAGGATTCCCATCTTCATCTATAGGAACTGGCATAGGACCCTGAGGTGTATTTTTTAAGGTATAACCATCTTTTTTAATTTCTTCTTCAAATTCTTCCATTATTTTATTAGATTTTTTTTGGTATTCACTCATAATCTGATTTTTCTTTTCCTCGTACTCTTCCCCTTCAAAAGCTGCAGGGATTTCTTCTTTAAGTTCTTGTATTAATTTTTCCATATCTTTTTTAAGCTTTTTTCCTATTCCTGAAGGAAGTTTAAGTGCCTGTGGTTTTTCAGAATCTTCAAAGTTATAGACATAACATAAATCAGGTGGAACTTCTTTATCTTTAGACTTATCTTCAGTAGCTTTTTTAGCAAAGGTACTTTTACCTGTTCCTGGTAAACCAGTCATAAATATATTATATCCTTCTTTTTCTACATTTAAACCAAAATCAACTGCTTCTACAGCTCTATTTTGACCAATTATTCCTTCCTCAAATGGTTCAAGTTCATCAGTTGAAGAAAAATTAAAATCAGATAATTCACAACTCCCTTTTAATTCTTCGACATCGATATAGTTTTTTTCACTCATATATTTCCCTCCTAAACAAACTCATATTTCTTATCAGTAAAATATCTGCTTATATAAATAAATTCTTTATAAAGTTATCATATCCTTCTTTATCAGTTAAAACAAATATAAAAACGGCTCTCCTAATTTTATTTAAAAAGGAGAAGCCGCTTAAATTCTAACTATTATTTTTTTATTAATATCTCTTACTTTAATACTTCACCCGTTTATCTGTTACAATAAATATAGTTTCTTCACCAATATTAGTAGCATGATCTCCAATTCTTTCAAGAGATTTAGCAACATTAATAAATTGTATAACCTGATTTATATTTTTAGTTCCTTCATGATCATCAATAAGTTTTACACTTTTTTCGTACAATTCAGTATAAATATTATCTGCATGTTCATCTTTTCGGCAGGCAGCTTCTGCTAATTCAGCGTTTTCAGTAATATAAGCTTCTAAAACAGCATCTAACATATCAGAAACAAGTTCAGATAATTCTGGAATCAAAATAAGGGGTTCTAAATATTCTTCATTTTTGAGTTCCAAAACTGTTTCAGCAATATTAGTAGCATGGTCTCCAATTCTTTCCAAATTAGTAGCAATATTAACAAGGGCAATATTATAGCGTGCATCACTTATTAAAGGTTTGTTAAATGATAAAAGTCTTGAAACTTCTTCTTCTACAGTAATCATATAATTATCAAGTACATCATCTTTATTTATTACCTGTTTGGCCAATTCAATATCCTGTTCATTTAATGCTTTAATAGCGTTTTGTAGCATATCTTCAGCAATCTCACTCATATCACTAAGATCATCTAAAAGTTGTTTCTTTTTCTGTTCATAAATTTCTTCCATTAATTTACTCACGCCCCTTCTTTGAATTTTTACCCTTATAAATAATATTCTTTA
This is a stretch of genomic DNA from Halanaerobiales bacterium. It encodes these proteins:
- a CDS encoding ATP-binding protein, which codes for MSEKNYIDVEELKGSCELSDFNFSSTDELEPFEEGIIGQNRAVEAVDFGLNVEKEGYNIFMTGLPGTGKSTFAKKATEDKSKDKEVPPDLCYVYNFEDSEKPQALKLPSGIGKKLKKDMEKLIQELKEEIPAAFEGEEYEEKKNQIMSEYQKKSNKIMEEFEEEIKKDGYTLKNTPQGPMPVPIDEDGNPLEQEDYQKLSEEKKQELRDKNADIKQQMDNKMRQIRKLKTEAQDKLKEVEKKVGLSIVEPIIANLKEKYEGCEEVTGYLDNVKEDIVDNLNKFKDKDDDKKAQLPFAMPQNDNGSFFKRYKINLLVDNSDTEGAPVINETNPTYYNLFGKTEGKSQFGAITTDFTMIKSGAIHKANGGYLILQARDVLTSPLSWETLKRTLINEEVVVENIGEQYRSIPVKTLKPEAIDIDLKVIMIGNPMIYQLLYNYDEEFKKLFKIKADFDVEMERNRENMKKFASFISFISERENIKQFKKDAVCRVIEYSSRLTGDKEKLTTRFNDIMEVLYESNTWAKIADHEYVKKEDVKKALDKKEERSNLSEEKIREMIAKEHILMDVKGKETGQINGLSVYQTGEYAFGKPSRITARTYMGKEGIINIERKADMSGKIHNKGVMILAGFLG
- the phoU gene encoding phosphate signaling complex protein PhoU; this translates as MSKLMEEIYEQKKKQLLDDLSDMSEIAEDMLQNAIKALNEQDIELAKQVINKDDVLDNYMITVEEEVSRLLSFNKPLISDARYNIALVNIATNLERIGDHATNIAETVLELKNEEYLEPLILIPELSELVSDMLDAVLEAYITENAELAEAACRKDEHADNIYTELYEKSVKLIDDHEGTKNINQVIQFINVAKSLERIGDHATNIGEETIFIVTDKRVKY